The proteins below come from a single Streptococcus hyointestinalis genomic window:
- a CDS encoding MDR family MFS transporter — protein MNSKTTYDIHGKPYSRTLMILLLLVATFAGVLNQTTLGTAIPTLMKSFHISMATAQEATTWFLLANGIMIPVSAFLATRFSTKWLYIWAYSLLIIGLLMTTLAPTSSWTIFLLGRIIQACAVGITMPLMQVVMTNVFPKEQLGTAMGLNGLVVGLAPAVGPTLAGWILKEDFVVGHTHLMWRAIFILPLIILIVSLILSPFLIKDVIDNEAIKLDILSLILSILGFGSFLWGFTNVASRGWGDWAYVIAPIIIGIIIIALFVIRQVHMKEPFLNVTIFKNKEFSVTTISIALSMMAMMGVEMMLPLYLQDVHGLSALNSGLTLLPGALMIGIVSPIAGFIYDKVGSKRMALVGFFILGVGTVPFIFLSASTADHFITLLYAVRMFGIALILMPLTASAMGALPAEEASHATAANNTVRQIASAVVVALLSSVTQNVITNNKPAASLKTQDPIAYAAKVIDASLDGFHASFALGFAFAVIGFIVALFLRKGKIRETKEANK, from the coding sequence ATGAACTCAAAAACCACCTATGATATTCATGGCAAGCCCTACAGCCGTACACTGATGATTTTGCTTCTATTAGTGGCGACTTTTGCTGGGGTGCTCAATCAAACGACCTTAGGAACTGCCATACCGACTTTGATGAAAAGTTTTCATATCAGTATGGCGACCGCTCAAGAGGCAACAACCTGGTTCTTGCTAGCAAATGGGATTATGATTCCTGTTTCTGCCTTTTTAGCCACACGCTTTTCGACCAAGTGGCTCTATATCTGGGCTTATTCGCTTCTTATTATCGGGCTTTTGATGACTACATTAGCCCCTACGTCTAGCTGGACGATTTTTTTGTTAGGACGTATCATCCAAGCCTGTGCTGTCGGGATTACCATGCCACTTATGCAGGTTGTGATGACCAATGTCTTTCCCAAAGAGCAGCTAGGAACTGCCATGGGGTTAAATGGTCTGGTTGTAGGACTAGCACCTGCTGTTGGACCAACGCTAGCGGGTTGGATTTTAAAAGAAGACTTTGTCGTCGGACACACCCATCTCATGTGGCGAGCAATCTTTATCCTTCCGCTTATCATTTTAATCGTTTCCTTGATTTTATCACCTTTTCTCATCAAAGATGTTATTGACAATGAAGCGATTAAACTGGATATTTTATCTCTTATTCTGTCTATTTTAGGATTCGGGAGCTTTCTTTGGGGCTTTACCAATGTCGCTAGTCGTGGCTGGGGCGATTGGGCTTATGTGATTGCTCCTATCATTATCGGGATTATCATTATCGCTCTCTTTGTCATCAGGCAGGTGCATATGAAAGAGCCCTTTCTTAACGTTACTATCTTTAAAAACAAAGAGTTTTCTGTAACGACTATTTCTATCGCTCTATCTATGATGGCAATGATGGGGGTTGAGATGATGTTACCGCTTTATCTCCAAGATGTACACGGCTTATCAGCTCTAAACTCTGGGCTAACGCTGCTTCCTGGTGCCTTGATGATTGGGATTGTCAGTCCTATCGCTGGGTTTATCTATGATAAGGTCGGCTCTAAGCGCATGGCTTTGGTTGGCTTTTTCATCTTGGGTGTGGGGACTGTTCCCTTTATCTTCTTGTCAGCGTCAACAGCTGACCACTTCATCACGCTTTTGTATGCTGTTCGTATGTTTGGGATTGCCCTTATCCTAATGCCGCTAACTGCAAGTGCCATGGGAGCTTTGCCTGCTGAGGAAGCTTCGCATGCTACTGCTGCTAACAACACCGTCAGACAAATCGCTTCTGCGGTCGTTGTGGCACTGCTCTCTAGCGTCACTCAAAATGTCATCACAAACAACAAACCCGCAGCTAGTCTCAAGACACAAGACCCTATCGCTTACGCTGCAAAAGTCATTGACGCTAGCCTAGACGGCTTCCACGCTTCCTTTGCTCTTGGCTTTGCCTTTGCAGTTATCGGATTTATCGTCGCTCTTTTCCTCCGTAAGGGAAAGATTAGAGAAACAAAGGAGGCGAACAAATGA
- a CDS encoding DUF4811 domain-containing protein translates to MIIALIATTTILTFLTWTLIKSPVWRTIWGILSLLAFVGSVYILTDHFINHTGLTVKSEVTRQPIYTAGETSLPYGILIYEPLGTKSDNKVLVYRSDKEAKKASTHFVPNMKKPIQAIKKTSNYTFSDVTKATLVTDTKRYAWYSKLDEILYGFAGEGGSLVSQKSTVELPEKTWLALTAKQAQQLAQIAKTQSQSAASPEEEEMAKSDPQSYAELQVAAIKKMLHLTN, encoded by the coding sequence ATGATTATTGCCCTTATTGCAACGACTACGATTTTGACCTTTTTGACTTGGACACTGATTAAGTCACCTGTTTGGCGCACTATTTGGGGAATTTTGTCGCTTTTAGCCTTTGTTGGCTCTGTTTATATCCTAACAGACCACTTTATCAATCACACAGGGCTTACTGTTAAAAGTGAGGTCACACGCCAGCCTATCTACACAGCTGGTGAGACGAGCCTGCCTTATGGTATTCTCATCTACGAGCCACTTGGCACCAAATCAGACAATAAAGTACTGGTTTACCGCTCTGATAAAGAAGCTAAAAAAGCCAGCACACACTTTGTCCCAAATATGAAAAAGCCTATACAGGCTATAAAAAAGACATCTAATTACACCTTTTCTGACGTCACAAAAGCTACACTTGTCACTGACACCAAGCGCTACGCTTGGTACTCAAAGCTTGACGAGATTTTATACGGCTTTGCCGGAGAAGGAGGCAGCCTTGTCTCTCAAAAAAGCACGGTGGAATTGCCAGAAAAAACATGGCTAGCACTCACCGCCAAACAAGCACAACAACTGGCACAAATCGCCAAAACACAAAGCCAAAGTGCAGCTTCACCCGAAGAGGAAGAAATGGCTAAAAGCGACCCTCAATCCTACGCTGAACTCCAAGTAGCTGCCATAAAGAAAATGCTCCATCTCACGAATTAA
- the ftsX gene encoding permease-like cell division protein FtsX: protein MIRYFFSPLWQSIKNLKRNFWMAFASITSMFITLTLLGVVSAVLLNVEKVTSNAEDKVQISVYLDYDSTDGAKEVTDLAGQTSANANYHKIYNQIKAIDGVKSITYSSKDQELKKLQKTSPDTFKSLEGDANPLQDVYYIKVSKDSQVKSVAKAIKKISGVEDVTYGGSEADQMISFLRGVRLWGIIGVIAFIIIAILLTSNTVRLTIRARKRDIEIMRLVGAKNSYIRGPFFFEGAWIGVFGAILPAIILYFGYQFVYKDLVSNYKGMVLYTPQEFLPYGIGGLFAFGIIIGAFASTLSMRRYLRT, encoded by the coding sequence ATGATTAGATATTTCTTTAGCCCTTTGTGGCAATCCATCAAGAACTTAAAGCGTAACTTTTGGATGGCTTTTGCCTCTATCACGTCCATGTTTATTACGCTAACCTTGCTGGGTGTGGTTTCAGCGGTTCTTCTCAATGTCGAAAAAGTCACTTCAAACGCTGAGGATAAGGTGCAAATCAGTGTCTACCTCGATTATGACTCAACAGATGGTGCAAAAGAAGTCACTGACCTTGCCGGTCAAACCAGTGCAAATGCCAACTATCACAAGATTTATAACCAAATCAAGGCAATTGACGGTGTCAAGTCTATCACTTACTCAAGTAAGGACCAAGAGTTGAAAAAGCTGCAAAAGACATCGCCAGATACCTTTAAGTCACTTGAAGGTGACGCCAATCCGCTTCAAGATGTCTACTACATCAAGGTAAGTAAAGACAGCCAAGTCAAGTCCGTTGCCAAGGCGATTAAGAAAATCTCAGGCGTTGAGGATGTGACCTATGGTGGTTCTGAAGCTGATCAGATGATTAGTTTCTTGCGTGGCGTTCGTCTCTGGGGTATTATCGGTGTGATTGCCTTTATCATCATCGCTATCCTCCTTACATCAAACACCGTGCGCTTGACTATTCGTGCACGTAAGCGTGATATTGAAATCATGCGCTTGGTTGGTGCCAAGAACTCTTACATCCGTGGTCCATTCTTCTTTGAAGGGGCTTGGATTGGTGTCTTTGGTGCTATTTTACCAGCTATTATCTTGTATTTTGGTTATCAGTTTGTCTACAAAGACTTGGTATCAAACTACAAGGGCATGGTGCTCTACACACCACAAGAATTTTTACCATATGGTATCGGCGGGCTCTTTGCCTTTGGGATTATCATCGGAGCTTTTGCTTCAACCCTCTCTATGCGCCGTTATCTCAGAACATAA
- the ftsE gene encoding cell division ATP-binding protein FtsE, with protein MALIEMRDVTKKYRRASTALRGINLMVNQGEFVYLVGPSGAGKSSFIKLLYREEEVTSGQLKVGNVDLTKIKRRNIPKLRRSIGVVFQDFKLLPTKTVYENVAFAMQVIGSRRRDIKKRVPEVLELVGLKHKQRSFPNQLSGGEQQRVAIARAIVNNPKLLIADEPTGNLDPEISMEIMKVLERINLQGTTVIMATHNSQIVNQLRHRVVAIEDGRIVRDEEKGEYGYHD; from the coding sequence ATGGCTTTAATTGAAATGCGAGACGTGACCAAGAAATACCGTCGCGCCTCAACCGCTTTAAGAGGTATCAACCTCATGGTCAATCAAGGAGAGTTTGTCTATCTTGTTGGACCATCTGGGGCAGGTAAATCCAGTTTTATCAAACTCTTGTACCGTGAAGAAGAAGTAACGTCTGGACAGTTAAAGGTTGGCAATGTCGACCTCACCAAAATCAAACGTCGCAACATTCCAAAATTACGACGCAGCATTGGTGTAGTCTTTCAGGACTTTAAGTTGCTGCCGACAAAGACTGTTTATGAAAATGTTGCCTTTGCCATGCAGGTTATCGGAAGCAGAAGACGTGACATCAAAAAGCGTGTTCCTGAAGTGTTAGAGCTTGTCGGACTCAAGCACAAGCAGCGCTCTTTTCCAAATCAGCTCTCTGGTGGTGAGCAGCAGCGTGTGGCTATTGCCCGTGCTATCGTCAACAATCCTAAGCTCTTGATTGCCGATGAGCCGACGGGAAACCTTGACCCTGAAATCTCTATGGAGATTATGAAGGTGCTAGAGCGTATCAATCTTCAAGGGACAACAGTTATCATGGCAACGCACAACAGCCAAATCGTAAACCAACTGCGTCATCGTGTTGTGGCGATTGAGGATGGACGTATTGTCCGTGACGAAGAGAAAGGAGAATACGGTTACCATGATTAG
- the prfB gene encoding peptide chain release factor 2 (programmed frameshift), whose amino-acid sequence MDMAEIRQKIVENTEKLTSFRRSLDLDRLEEEIALLENRMTEPDFWDDNLAAQKVSQELNELKQTYDTFNTMQELSEESELMLEMLDEDESLMPELEETLEKLEKLMTSYEMTLLLSEPYDHNNAILEIHPGSGGTEAQDWGDMLLRMYTRYGNAKGFKVEVLDYQAGDEAGIKSVTLSFEGPNAYGLLKSEMGVHRLVRISPFDSAKRRHTSFTSVEVMPELDDTIEVEIRDDDIKMDTFRSGGAGGQNVNKVSTGVRLTHIPTGIVVASTVDRTQYGNRDRAMKMLQAKLYQLEQEKKAQEVDALKGDKKEITWGSQIRSYVFTPYTMVKDHRTGYEVAQVDKVMDGDIDGFIDAYLKWRISED is encoded by the exons ATGGATATGGCAGAAATACGCCAAAAAATAGTAGAAAACACAGAGAAGTTGACTAGCTTCAGGAGGTCTCTT GACTTAGATCGGCTAGAAGAAGAAATTGCGCTTTTAGAAAACCGCATGACCGAGCCTGATTTTTGGGATGACAATCTGGCAGCGCAAAAGGTCTCTCAAGAACTCAACGAGCTCAAACAGACCTACGACACCTTTAACACCATGCAGGAACTCTCAGAAGAGAGTGAGCTAATGCTTGAGATGTTGGACGAGGATGAGAGCCTCATGCCAGAGCTTGAGGAGACGCTTGAAAAGCTTGAAAAGCTCATGACAAGTTATGAGATGACGCTTTTACTCTCTGAGCCTTATGACCACAATAATGCCATTTTAGAGATTCATCCGGGCTCTGGTGGGACAGAGGCTCAGGATTGGGGCGATATGCTGCTTCGCATGTACACCCGCTATGGCAATGCCAAAGGCTTTAAGGTTGAAGTGCTCGACTATCAAGCAGGAGATGAGGCTGGGATTAAGTCTGTGACTCTGTCTTTTGAAGGACCAAATGCCTATGGGCTTTTAAAATCAGAAATGGGTGTCCATCGTCTCGTGCGTATCTCACCATTTGACTCGGCTAAGCGCCGTCACACTTCTTTTACCTCTGTTGAGGTCATGCCAGAGCTTGACGATACTATCGAGGTTGAGATTCGTGATGATGACATCAAGATGGATACATTCCGTAGTGGTGGTGCCGGTGGGCAAAATGTCAATAAGGTGTCAACGGGTGTGCGCTTGACTCATATCCCAACAGGAATCGTTGTGGCTTCTACCGTTGATAGAACGCAGTATGGCAACCGTGACCGTGCTATGAAAATGCTCCAAGCCAAACTCTATCAACTCGAGCAGGAAAAGAAAGCACAAGAAGTCGATGCGCTAAAAGGAGACAAAAAAGAAATCACATGGGGCAGCCAAATTCGCTCTTATGTCTTTACCCCATACACCATGGTCAAAGACCACCGCACAGGCTATGAAGTCGCACAGGTGGACAAGGTCATGGATGGCGACATTGATGGCTTTATTGACGCTTATCTCAAATGGCGTATCAGCGAAGACTAA
- a CDS encoding HdeD family acid-resistance protein: protein MKTNRALSFIAGIILAIIGIYFLFVPSLNLFSLSWLIAVAFLVGALAEIIYYFSDSGEFRSIWGLCAAIVSAIFGIYLLSGYFLTLPILMPTVIGFWLLILGIVRLFQSIGTSTSLPELSNNLLWTSIGMIILGIVLMFNPLLASIVVAYIVAIALIYQGFVLMIDAFKR from the coding sequence ATGAAAACAAATCGAGCACTCTCTTTCATAGCAGGTATCATTCTAGCCATCATAGGGATTTATTTCCTATTTGTACCGTCTCTTAATCTCTTCTCTCTCAGCTGGTTAATAGCTGTAGCGTTTTTAGTAGGAGCATTAGCGGAGATTATTTACTATTTTAGCGATAGTGGAGAATTTCGCAGTATCTGGGGCTTGTGTGCCGCCATTGTTTCCGCTATTTTTGGGATTTATTTGCTGTCAGGTTATTTCTTGACCTTGCCTATTCTCATGCCGACTGTGATTGGTTTTTGGCTATTGATTTTAGGGATTGTACGTTTATTCCAATCTATCGGCACCTCAACGAGCCTACCAGAGTTAAGTAATAATCTTCTTTGGACATCTATTGGGATGATTATTTTAGGAATTGTCTTGATGTTTAATCCGCTGTTAGCCAGTATTGTAGTAGCATATATTGTTGCCATTGCTCTCATTTATCAAGGATTTGTCCTTATGATAGATGCTTTTAAACGCTAA
- a CDS encoding DUF1269 domain-containing protein yields the protein METIIVTNFAVESQAYQAFSDLKNSMVNPLSSISQAALVSKVDGQVKILDEVDNSSNDETIVGGIVGGLIGMLAGPIGLLFGGAIGALAGAAIDDNADDNESLLIEQVMQDITCADGVTLVAFGTEQVDRFYDDIMAKFESRTTRYDASEVRDEMNLANQMQEDFQREAREQIKAKKKARHNQVKDHFTNDATKDDK from the coding sequence ATGGAAACCATAATTGTGACAAATTTCGCTGTTGAAAGTCAGGCTTATCAAGCCTTTTCAGACCTTAAGAACAGCATGGTCAATCCCTTGTCTAGTATCTCTCAAGCTGCTCTTGTGAGCAAGGTAGATGGACAAGTCAAGATTCTCGATGAGGTGGACAATTCCTCAAATGATGAGACAATCGTTGGCGGTATCGTCGGAGGACTCATCGGTATGCTAGCTGGTCCTATCGGGCTTTTATTTGGCGGAGCGATTGGTGCTCTTGCTGGGGCTGCTATTGATGATAATGCTGATGACAATGAGTCGCTTCTCATTGAGCAGGTCATGCAAGATATCACATGCGCTGATGGCGTTACGCTAGTGGCTTTTGGAACAGAGCAGGTTGACCGCTTTTATGATGATATTATGGCAAAATTTGAGTCAAGAACAACTCGCTATGACGCTTCTGAAGTCAGAGACGAGATGAATCTTGCCAACCAAATGCAAGAAGACTTTCAAAGAGAAGCCAGAGAGCAGATAAAAGCCAAGAAAAAAGCACGTCACAATCAAGTAAAAGACCACTTTACTAACGATGCGACTAAAGATGACAAATAG
- a CDS encoding metallophosphoesterase, producing MTKLAIMSDLHIDLNHFGRFEIESLRELLIEEQVEHLHLAGDIANDFQETSLPFIRELQKFLTVTYNLGNHDMLHLKEKEIEQLDFQLYDLGQKQLLAFHGWYDYSFSDDESLEAIVKRKKMFWFDRRLERPFDDQTLTEQILKKLETSLQALDGKNAIVAMHFVPHRRFIMTHERFKPFNSFLGSQAFHEVFQRYGASDVVFGHAHRRFGRVVLDGVTYHSHPLGYKREWQLSIDFVQKHPEYNPTNTWHLAKRYNAVKDLTSFKAYHKQYFKEELRQAMTVFEF from the coding sequence ATGACAAAATTAGCGATTATGAGTGATTTACACATTGACCTCAATCACTTTGGACGGTTTGAAATAGAAAGCTTAAGAGAGCTACTAATCGAAGAACAGGTCGAACACCTCCATCTAGCGGGCGATATCGCCAATGATTTTCAAGAGACGTCTCTGCCTTTTATCAGAGAACTGCAAAAATTTCTCACCGTTACCTATAATCTGGGCAATCACGATATGCTCCATCTAAAAGAGAAGGAAATCGAGCAGTTGGATTTTCAGCTCTACGACCTTGGGCAAAAGCAATTGCTGGCTTTTCACGGTTGGTATGATTACTCTTTTAGTGATGACGAAAGTCTTGAGGCGATTGTCAAGCGTAAAAAGATGTTTTGGTTTGACCGTAGGCTGGAGCGTCCTTTTGATGACCAAACGCTGACCGAGCAGATTCTAAAAAAGCTGGAGACAAGCTTGCAAGCACTTGATGGGAAAAACGCCATCGTCGCTATGCACTTCGTCCCTCACCGACGCTTTATCATGACCCATGAACGCTTCAAGCCTTTTAATAGCTTTCTAGGCAGTCAGGCTTTTCACGAGGTATTTCAGCGCTATGGGGCCAGCGACGTGGTCTTTGGGCATGCGCATAGGAGGTTTGGTAGGGTAGTTTTAGACGGGGTGACCTATCACTCCCATCCTCTAGGCTACAAGCGTGAGTGGCAACTGAGTATCGACTTTGTCCAAAAGCACCCAGAGTACAACCCTACAAACACGTGGCATTTAGCTAAACGCTACAATGCCGTCAAAGACCTAACAAGCTTTAAAGCCTATCACAAACAGTACTTCAAAGAAGAACTGCGACAAGCCATGACCGTGTTTGAGTTCTAA
- a CDS encoding ISL3 family transposase — translation MEHIKNTSINNTTKLIGIKDLNIKISIVLKHQTHIEIRAELDYPAPACPHCQGKMIKYDFQRPATIPILDVQGMATVLKLRKRRFQCKACRRVSVAKTSLVKKHCQISQPVWAKITQLLIEKQTNTDIARRLHVSVSTVQRQLNAFTFKDNFETLPEVLSWDEFARNKGKLAFIAQDFKTKKIIALLENNRQTTIKNHFYKYSRQAREKVRVVTVDMSGAYIPIIGKLFPKAQIVLDRFHIVQHLSRAMMTTRIAIMKAFNKTSLPYRAMKNHWRILQKDSRKLSDKAFYSRTFRQTLTPREIVQKTLAFSPELRYYYELYQLLLFHFQEKRVKAFFGLIHDNLGTVNASFSRVFRTFLRHETYITNALKQPYSNAKLEATNKLIKDIKRQAFGFRNFKNFRTKILITLNIQRERTKIVLSRT, via the coding sequence ATGGAACATATTAAAAATACCAGTATTAATAATACCACAAAACTCATTGGAATCAAAGACTTAAACATCAAAATATCAATTGTTCTCAAACATCAGACTCACATCGAGATAAGAGCCGAGCTGGATTATCCCGCTCCAGCCTGTCCTCATTGTCAAGGAAAGATGATCAAATACGATTTTCAAAGACCTGCCACCATCCCAATCTTAGACGTCCAAGGCATGGCAACTGTCCTAAAACTCAGAAAGCGGCGCTTTCAGTGTAAAGCGTGCCGTAGGGTTTCTGTCGCCAAAACTAGCCTGGTCAAGAAACATTGCCAAATCTCACAGCCTGTCTGGGCGAAAATCACGCAGCTTCTCATCGAGAAACAGACCAATACAGACATCGCAAGACGCCTCCACGTCTCTGTTTCTACCGTCCAGAGGCAGCTGAACGCTTTCACTTTTAAGGACAACTTTGAGACTTTACCAGAGGTCTTGAGCTGGGATGAATTCGCAAGAAACAAGGGGAAACTAGCTTTCATTGCGCAAGATTTTAAGACCAAGAAAATCATTGCTCTTCTTGAAAACAATCGCCAAACGACCATCAAAAACCACTTTTACAAGTATTCTAGACAGGCTAGGGAGAAGGTCAGAGTGGTCACAGTAGACATGTCGGGAGCCTACATTCCTATCATTGGGAAACTATTTCCAAAGGCTCAAATCGTCCTTGACCGTTTCCACATCGTGCAGCACCTTAGTCGAGCCATGATGACCACTCGCATTGCCATCATGAAGGCATTTAACAAGACATCTCTTCCTTACAGAGCCATGAAAAATCACTGGAGAATCCTGCAAAAAGACAGCAGAAAACTCTCCGACAAGGCTTTCTACTCCAGAACCTTTCGACAAACTCTGACACCTAGAGAAATTGTCCAGAAAACCTTAGCTTTTTCGCCCGAACTCCGCTATTATTATGAACTTTACCAGCTTTTGCTTTTCCATTTTCAAGAGAAGCGTGTCAAGGCTTTCTTTGGACTCATTCACGACAATTTGGGTACTGTCAACGCAAGTTTTTCAAGAGTTTTTCGGACTTTTCTAAGGCACGAAACTTATATTACCAACGCTCTGAAGCAACCTTATTCCAATGCCAAACTGGAAGCCACTAACAAGCTTATCAAAGACATCAAACGACAAGCGTTTGGCTTTCGTAACTTTAAGAACTTTAGAACCAAAATTCTCATCACTCTGAACATACAAAGAGAGAGAACGAAAATCGTTCTCTCTCGCACATAG
- a CDS encoding DUF1269 domain-containing protein — MENVIVTIFKTESEAYQAFTELKSFKQSERTKIAQIALVKNEAGHIAEKDRFDFEDSTTNKALEGGLIGGLVGFLAGPLGLVLGYSAGSLYGLAAGDAVDTAEAGLIDVVAKKLLAGETAVIALVQENDEYVLDNYFAKYDTQILRWDIATVATEIEAAAKVEANLQNQAKAQLKVERKAAHKAKIEELKNSAKEKLAKLKF; from the coding sequence ATGGAAAATGTAATAGTCACTATTTTTAAGACCGAAAGCGAAGCTTATCAAGCCTTTACTGAGTTAAAGTCCTTCAAGCAAAGCGAGCGCACTAAAATCGCTCAGATTGCCTTAGTGAAAAATGAAGCTGGGCATATCGCTGAAAAAGACCGCTTTGACTTTGAGGATTCAACAACCAACAAAGCTTTAGAAGGCGGGCTTATCGGGGGTCTTGTGGGGTTTCTAGCAGGTCCGCTAGGTCTGGTTTTGGGCTATAGCGCAGGTAGTCTCTACGGACTAGCAGCTGGCGATGCGGTCGATACAGCAGAAGCGGGTTTGATTGATGTCGTAGCCAAAAAGCTCCTTGCAGGAGAGACAGCGGTTATCGCCCTCGTGCAGGAAAATGACGAGTATGTCTTAGACAATTACTTTGCCAAGTACGACACACAAATCTTGCGTTGGGATATCGCAACGGTAGCTACTGAGATTGAAGCGGCAGCTAAGGTGGAAGCCAACCTGCAAAACCAAGCCAAAGCACAGCTCAAAGTGGAGCGCAAAGCAGCCCACAAAGCTAAAATCGAAGAACTCAAAAACAGCGCTAAAGAAAAATTAGCAAAATTAAAATTCTAA
- a CDS encoding alpha-amylase: protein MTNETLLQGFEWYLKADGKHWLRLTEEAPHFAELGITKMWLPPAYKATSDHDVGYGIYDLFDLGEFDQKGTVRTKYGFKDEYLKLIQTLKENAISPIADVVLNHKASADALETFTVVEVDSEDRTKVLTEPFEIEGWTQFTFPGRNKAYNDFDWHWYHFTGTDYDARRNRSGIYQIQGENKGWALGDLVDKENGNYDYLMYADLDFKHPEVVQNLRDWARWYIDTTGVEGFRLDAVKHIDSFFMNHFIRRIKERYGEDFYVFGEYWNGELEDNQHYLENIHFRFDLIDTRLHYNFFEAGLAGENYDLRQLFDETLVKHYPDKAVTFVENHDTQSGQALESVVADWFKPLAYATILLRKDGLPCVFYGDYHGVSGAHGQASFKDVLETLLRIRRDFAYGEQVDYFDDKNCIAWVRLGSETSAPIAVVLNNHQTTSKRMYVGEDYAGQSFSDEINPDSSQVLIDEDGFGEFSCPTRNVAVWCLIN from the coding sequence ATGACAAACGAGACATTATTGCAGGGCTTTGAGTGGTACTTAAAAGCTGATGGCAAGCATTGGTTGCGACTCACAGAGGAAGCGCCCCATTTTGCGGAGCTAGGTATCACGAAAATGTGGCTACCACCAGCCTACAAGGCAACGAGCGACCACGATGTGGGCTATGGTATCTATGATTTGTTTGACCTAGGAGAGTTTGACCAAAAAGGCACTGTCCGCACCAAATACGGCTTTAAAGATGAGTATTTAAAACTCATCCAAACGCTAAAAGAAAATGCTATCTCGCCAATTGCAGATGTTGTCTTAAATCATAAAGCGAGCGCCGATGCGCTTGAGACTTTCACGGTTGTGGAGGTGGACAGCGAGGACCGCACCAAGGTTTTGACAGAGCCTTTTGAGATTGAGGGTTGGACGCAGTTTACTTTCCCAGGTCGCAACAAAGCTTACAATGATTTTGATTGGCACTGGTATCATTTTACAGGGACGGACTATGACGCCAGGCGCAACCGCAGTGGCATTTACCAAATCCAAGGGGAAAATAAAGGCTGGGCGCTGGGCGATTTAGTGGATAAGGAAAATGGCAACTACGATTATCTCATGTATGCTGACCTTGACTTCAAACACCCAGAAGTCGTGCAAAATCTGCGGGATTGGGCTCGCTGGTATATTGACACCACTGGTGTTGAGGGCTTTCGACTGGACGCTGTCAAGCATATTGATTCCTTTTTCATGAACCATTTTATTCGCCGTATCAAGGAGCGCTACGGCGAGGACTTTTACGTCTTTGGTGAGTATTGGAACGGTGAGTTGGAGGACAACCAGCATTATCTGGAAAATATCCATTTTCGCTTTGACTTGATTGATACCCGTCTCCATTACAACTTTTTTGAAGCGGGGCTTGCGGGGGAAAACTATGACCTGCGCCAGCTCTTTGATGAGACCTTGGTCAAGCATTATCCCGATAAGGCGGTGACTTTTGTGGAAAATCATGACACACAAAGTGGTCAAGCCTTGGAGTCCGTTGTGGCAGATTGGTTTAAGCCACTTGCTTATGCGACGATTTTACTACGCAAAGATGGTCTGCCTTGTGTCTTTTACGGTGATTATCACGGTGTTTCTGGGGCGCATGGGCAAGCTAGTTTCAAGGATGTTTTGGAAACTTTATTACGTATCCGACGTGACTTTGCCTATGGTGAGCAGGTGGATTATTTTGACGATAAAAATTGCATTGCTTGGGTGCGCCTTGGTAGTGAAACAAGCGCTCCAATTGCGGTTGTCCTCAACAACCACCAAACCACAAGTAAGCGCATGTACGTTGGTGAGGACTACGCCGGACAGAGTTTTTCTGATGAGATAAATCCTGACAGTAGTCAGGTCCTCATCGATGAGGACGGCTTTGGCGAGTTTTCTTGCCCAACTAGAAATGTAGCTGTCTGGTGTCTAATAAATTGA